A single region of the Gadus morhua chromosome 5, gadMor3.0, whole genome shotgun sequence genome encodes:
- the frmd6 gene encoding FERM domain-containing protein 6 — MNKLPFHNNRAMQDRRCVCVFLPNDDTLNVIVNVKTLSQELLVQVCDLLRLKDCHLFGLSVVQNNEHIYMELDQKLSKYCPKEWKREASKGIDQFGPPMIIHFRAQYYVENGRLISDRAARYYYYWHLRKQVLLSQCVQREEAYFLLAAFALQADLGNFKRNKHFGKYFEPEAYFPPWVITKRGRDYILRHIPNMHKDQFALTASEAHLKYIKESAQLDDVTVHYYRLYKDKKEVEASLTLGLTLRGIQIFQNVGSVRQLLYDFPWTNVGKLVFVGKKFEILPDGLPSARKLMYYTGCPVRSRHLLQLLSNSHRLYMNLQPVLKQVRHLEENEEKKQYRESYISSSDALELDMDPLDKRCRASGSSAGSMSHHHKRLSRHSTASHGSSHTSGVETDSFRTPGQPPHRALRGCSSSTTSQGSSHTSGVESSGKDRILDEEIEMLVDDPKDYEELHEMALELTQDLCIHITEDMLTLSPDQGSGYSGLIVKDVSSSTSSSSETVVKMRGQSIESLPQTLVCRKTQSSTDRHSQSLDDVRLYQKGCMQWAELCQDTAHSYTFGCAQELSDSCAYPGLTEPSVGVRGGEQHAFPIKRTNKYFSLDLTSDEVPEFVV, encoded by the exons ATGAACAAGCTCCCCTTCCACAACAACCGCGCCATGCAGGACCGCCGCTGCGTCTGTGTCTTTCTGCCCAACGACGACACGCTCAACGTCATCGTCAAC GTGAAGACCCTGTCCCAGGAGCTGCTGGTCCAGGTGTGTGACCTGCTCCGTCTGAAGGACTGCCACCTGTTTGGACTGAGCGTCGTCCAGA ACAATGAACACATCTACATGGAGCTGGACCAGAAGTTGTCCAAGTACTGCCCCAAGGAGTGGAAGAGGGAGGCCAGCAAG GGCATCGACCAGTTCGGCCCTCCCATGATAATCCACTTCAGAGCCCAGTATTACGTGGAGAACGGGAGGTTGATAAG tgaccGGGCGGCcaggtactactactactggcACCTGAGGAAGCAGGTGCTGCTCTCCCAGTGCGTTCAGCGCGAGGAGGCCTACTTCCTGCTGGCCGCCTTCGCCCTGCAGGCAGACCTGGGGAACTTCAAGCGCAACAAGCACTTTGGAAAGTACTTCGAGCCCGAGGCTTACTTTCCCCCCTGG GTGATCACCAAGCGGGGGCGGGACTACATCCTGCGCCACATCCCCAACATGCACAAGGACCAGTTCGCCCTGACGGCCTCGGAGGCCCACCTCAAGTACATCAAGGAGAGCGCCCAGCTCGACGACGTCACCGTCCACTACTACCGCCTCTACAAG GACAAGAAAGAGGTGGAGGCGTCGCTCACGCTAGGACTGACGCTTCGCGGGATCCAGATCTTCCAG AACGTGGGGTCTGTGAGGCAGCTGCTGTACGACTTCCCCTGGACCAACGTGGGCAAGCTGGTCTTCGTG GGGAAGAAGTTCGAGATCCTTCCGGACGGTCTGCCCAGCGCACGGAAGCTAATGTACTACACGGGCTGTCCCGTGCGCTCCCGCCAcctcctgcagctgctgagCAACAGCCACCGCCTGTACATGAACCTGCAGCCCGTCCTCAAGCAGGTCCGCCACCTGGAGGAGAACGAAG agaagaAGCAGTACCGGGAGTCCTACATCAGCTCCAGCGACGCCCTGGAGCTCGACATGGACCCCCTGGACAAGAGGTGCCGGGCCAGCGGCAGCAGCGCCGGCAGCATGTCCCACCACCACAAGCGTCTGTCCCGCCACTCCACCGCCTCCCACGGCAGCTCGCACACCTCGGGCGTGGAGACGGACAGTTTCCGGACCCCCGGCCAGCCGCCGCACCGGGCGCTGCGCGgctgcagctcctccaccaccagccaggGCAGCTCGCACACCTCGGGGGTGGAGAGCAGCGGGAAGGACCGCATCCTGGACGAGG AGATCGAGATGTTGGTGGACGACCCGAAGGACTATGAGGAGCTCCACGAGATGGCTCTGGAGCTGACCCAGGACCTGTGTATCCACATCACCGAGGACATGCTCACCTTGTCGCCAGACCAGGGCAGCGGATACTCAG GTCTCATCGTGAAGGACGTGAGCTCGTCGACGTCCAGCTCCTCCGAGACGGTGGTGAAGATGAGGGGGCAGAGCATAGAGTCCCTACCCCAG ACGTTGGTCTGCCGTAAGACCCAGTCGTCCACCGACCGCCACAGCCAATCCCTGGACGACGTGCGCCTCTACCAGAAGGGCTGCATGCAGTGGGCGGAGCTCTGCCAGGACACCGCCCACAGCTACACCTTCGGCTGCGCCCAGGAGCTCAGTGACAGCTGCGCCTACCCGGGGCTGACGGAGCCGAGCGTGGGCGTCCGCGGCGGCGAGCAGCACGCCTTCCCCATCAAGAGGACCAACAAGTACTTCTCTCTGGACCTCACCAGCGACGAGGTGCCGGAGTTCGTGGtgtga